Part of the Zingiber officinale cultivar Zhangliang chromosome 6A, Zo_v1.1, whole genome shotgun sequence genome, GCATTTGACGTTATGGAAGACTTGATGCAATGACTCGGTAGATCTATGCATCCCGTAATTCACCACAAGTCCGCTGCTTCCTTGTCTGCCTACCTAAAATTTCAAACAAGAAACCGAGAAGAAGAATGGCCGGAGGAGGCTTCCTGTCTTCCATCATCACCATGGTGATAGACAAGCTGCATAGCTTGGCTTCATCGTCAAcgtcatcttcttcttcgtcaCCCCGCAACAATATTGAACAAGAGATGAGTAAGCTGACAGAGACAATGAGGAGGATTCAAGCCAAACTTGATGACACAGAGGAGGAGAATCGTGCAAAAAGTCACTCTGAGAAGCTTTGGCTTAGCGAGCTTAAAGATGTTGCCTATGATGCGGAAGACGTAGTagcaaaatacgagtacgaggtGCTGCGTTCCAAACAACTGCATGAGAACAGCAGTGGGACACAAGAGGTACCTGATTCTTCCGTGATTCGTACTGCTGTGAATACCGCAATTACTTTTATGATTTTGTTGCTGTTTTCGGTTTAATTTAATACGCTGTAATTAAGATGCTAACAAGATCAATTTTTGGGAATCTATACTGTaatctataattttaatatttagattCATGATTATAAACCCAACAGGATGAACTAGCAAATAAAGCTGCGGAAATAAGGAAAAGGTTTGACGAGATCACCAAAGAGTGGAAACTCCTAAAGTTGCCTCAGAACGTtggaaagagaaagagaagctCCTGGCCCCTAGTTGGGAACCGAGAAACAGGCTCTTTCGTAGTTGAATCAGAGGTTCTtggaagagaaaaggaaaaggatatgCTCGTTGAATGGCTGCTGTCAGAGGATGATATAATATGGAATGAAGTTTCTGTAATTGTTGTAATTGGGATGGGAGGACTGGGTAAAACAACACTAGCTCAGCTTGTATATAATGATCCAAGAGTGAAAAGCTATTTCGATTTAACAGGATGGGTCTGTGTATCTGAAAATTTTCATGTTGTTAGTTTGACAGAGAAGATCCTGCAATCATTTGCCAAAGTGAAAGTTCATGAAGAACTAGATGAGCTCCAACATGCACTACGAGAAAAACTGCAAGGGAAAAAGTTTTTACTAACATTAGatgatgtttggaatgaagaattCACTCTCTGGGATGAATTAAGAAAGCCCTTACTATCAGCTCATGTGGGTAAAGTTATAGTGACCACTAGGAATCAATCAGTTGCTAGAATTATGGGGACGAGAAGTCCTCTCAACTTGAATTGCTTACCATTTGATGTATGCTGGCAATTGTTCAAGAGAGTCACTTTGGGAGGAGCAGATAAGAGCCTACAACCACATCTTGAAGACCTTGGTAGGAAGATAGTAGACAAGTGCAAAGGCTTACCTTTGGCTGTGAAGGTGCTTGGAGGCGCTCTGAGAAACAAAGAAGATATAGATTCATGGGAGGACATACTAGAGAATGAGATGTGGGAATCAGAAGAAACAAATAAAGGAGTTTTACCAGCACTTAAAATATCATATGATTGCATGCCGATCCAACTTAAAAGATGTTTCCAATACCTGTCCTTATTTCCCAAAGACACAAGTTTAGATTCAGAAGAAATAGTCCGATTATGGATGTCACAaggtcttcttcctcttgatggaGATAAGAGAGCAGAGGACATAGGCAGAAATTACATAAAAAGATTGGCTGAGAGGTCACTAATACATCTGAAAAGGGCCGACACTTTATTTATGAGAGAGCAATCGAGAAAGCAATCTTTTTCGTTGCATGATCTTGTTCACGATCTTGCCCAATATATAGCGCAGGATGAATGTCTTTGTGTGATAGATGACAAATTCGACATAGAGAAATTGcaaaagattcgacacttgtcgCTTGGCAGATCGCTGGTCAGAGAAGATCCTCATATACTAAAACATCTGGAGACAATAAAAGATCATCAACAACTGAAACTCATGCGGACACTTTTTATTAAAGTACGAGGACTGTTTGGGCTAACTTCTATTAGAAGACAAGACAAAATTTTTGGACCCCTTGATGATTTTTTCCAAAAATTTGAAAACCTACGAGCACTCCATTTAAGCAACATCATTGGCTTCATAGGGCTACTGGATTCGTTGGGCAAACTCAGACTACTTAAATATCTTTCTATAATAGATTTCGATGTAGTGGGTATTCCAGAATCCATATGCAGCCTTTACAACTTACAAACTCTGGATCTGACAGGTACAAGTATTTATCAACTCCCAAGGCAAATAGCAAATTTGATAAACTTACGTCATCTTTTGCTTCCTCATTACCTAAATGTCTTTCTTCCATCTGGAATTGGAAACTTGATCGACTTGCAGACACTCACCCACTTCGACTTCTGTTGTGAAAAAGAGCATTGCGACATAGGAGAATTGAACAGTTTGATGAAACTTGGAGGGCATATCCTCATTTCTATTTCAACATCTGTGAATACTTTGTCAAACTCAAAACCCCCTCTGAAGACAAAAAAGTATCTTGATTCTTTGGAGTTACGTTGGTATGGTTGGTATGACGATGCTTTTGACGGTTCCAAAAAAGATGAAAAGAATGCAGAGTGGCAGCTCGAGTACCTAGAACCGCACGTCAATCTCAAGACCCTTCAAATATTCTTCTATCCGGGTGTCAGTTTTGTTGGATGGGTGGGCTCTTCATCCTTCACTAAGTTGACCTCTTTGAGTCTAAATAGTTGTAACAATTGCAATAAACTTCCACCGTTGGGTCAACTTCCTTCTCTGGAAATGCTCGAGATATGTGGGATGGATGGCGTTCAACAAGTGGGGCGTGAATTTTGCTCCTTGCTAATGGCATCTCCATCTTCTTCCCAAAATAAAATTGCATTTCCCTCTCTAAAATACTTGCACTTTAGCACAATGCCAAATTGGGAAGTGTGGGATGGAGTGGAGATTGGTGATTTCCCCCGTCTCCAATTTATTCAAATTTCTAAATGTTATGAGCTAATCAAGTTTCCTCAGTGGCCCTTTATACCTTCGGTGGAAGAAATGACATTGGATGGTGGTGGTGTACCTGACGTTTCAAATTTCCATTCATTGACAAATTTAAGCATTGATGTCATCACTCAGGAAAATATTAAGTGGATGTCCAAGTGTTACTTTCCAACGCTCCAACACTTGACATTATTATATATCGAGATGGAATCTATTCATTTATCACAGAGACGACTACCTTCACTGAAGACTTTAGAGATTCATGATTCTAAAGAATTGAGGGTCGTTACAGGGTTAAAGAATCTCACCTCCTTGAATTCTTTAATTATAAAAGCATGCCCTAATCTTGAGTTCCAGGAGTTGCCAGCCACCCTCGAACAAGTGAAGCTCAACAGGTGTCGTTTGTTCAAGAAAGGGTTCAAAGAACAACAGCATATGCGCAATGTCTTGGTATGAAAAGCATATGCTCTCTCTGTTTTCAATACACAAATACTTATTTTGGTAAATCATAAAGTTATTCACATGCCTCATTGTCTTTCATTTTGTGTGTCGATGATGTCAAGGGAGATGGAGATAAATCTGGAGTTACGACTTTGAAATGATGGAGAGGATGAAAACAACGATGATAAAAACATGGATGAATGGTCACAAGGATGACAAGAGCACAATGGTAACAACATAGCTCCCGAATCTTGGTACGATGATACGAGATAGGATAAATTCTCATGCAAGTCGAACGACTCATGATATTGAGCTGTTCGTTGGAGGGTTGGTCAAATATAAAATTAGTTGTTTCGAAGAATTGAAAATAATGGTAACAAGAAAGATGAGTCTTAACATTTAGAAGAGAttcttaattttctttaattatttttattttaattgaaatatattttagGATGTAATCCTTCAATTGTTCTCTTAATTTTGAAGAGTTTCCATAtaaattttgataatattttttttattagaatcCGAGTGATTTGTTGAAGCATCATTTTCtcctttttattaaaaaaatgaaaaagtatATTTGTTGGCATATATATCTATATCTCtatatataaactaaaatgaTAATATCTTAAAATGCCcattaataatatttaaatttaattatctttatttttttatttaaatggtTTTCTCAATCGTACTAACAACTATAAGAGTGTTGGAATTAAAGAACAATATTGTAGTAATTATAGAGTAGTTACTATATATTATGGTAACTTAGCCGTAGCTGTCATAATAAAGCTAAAAGTAAGGATATTCTCATAATAAAATATCCGATGGGATGtcattttgactttttttttaaaaaaaaagagcgcACTTTCAATGATTTACATAATTCAATGATTTACATAATTTGGGGtgtctttgtttttttttgttcaacattatattcatagataaaaataaataaataatattacctAAAAATTAAAAGGGCATCCTAAATTATAATATCATCAAAAGagcctcatttaaaaaaaaatatcaaaaggaTGTCCTAcgagactttttatacttaaaaaatctCTTATTTCAATGTTGTTATAGCAGCGACTTGTAGTCGCTACAATGTGTAACAATTACTTGGTAGCTATTATAATATGAAAAATCGACTATTTTactttaatcaaaattactatatACAAGAttctattatatcaaaatactttTTATCAGCTTGATCAAAATTGGTCAAATGTCATCAAAATTACTTTAAGTTggtaaaaatcatcttaaaataGTTGTAGCAGTAGCAACTACTTAAGTAGCTTCTACACAATTATAACAACTACTACACAATTATTGGTAAATTCTTAGTCctaaaattttaaaccctaaatcctaaatatgaataatattaaaatactCTTTATCAActcgattaaaattatttaaacttcattaaaattaatttaaatggatcaaaatcactttaaaataattatagaagTTACTTAAGTAGATACTACATAGTTGTCATAACTAACTAATTAGCTGTTACAATAATGCAATAGtattttattagttattacacgttgtagtagttactcTTTAGTTTCTAtatattgtagcagctaatcgTAGCCACTACATGAGCATTGGAAGTTGTTGGTACAATTATCCTCAGGTCAaaagttgactagtttgactaaactTGGGTTGGTGtgagtttcaatatttgacaatatgtgagagagaagtcaaaaAGGTCAAGGGAGGACcaaatacttgactgagaagccCTAACTGAAGTTAGACAAGAGAaaatcctaattggaggttaggtaatGGGAAGTCCTAACGGGGCTAGGGAGTGGAAGACCTAGTTAGGAACTAGGCAATGAAAGTTCTGTTAGGGTTGAAATATGCTAGaaaggaggggggtgaatagctcgtcgtgctcgTTGATGTGCTTCTTTGATGATGTGCAACTGAATTAACAATAAGAAagacactcacaacgctaacacgtagatttacttggtatccaccttaagaagacgtgactaatccaaggatccacacgtgaCACACACTCTACTAATCAAAACActcattttcggtaactaccgaaggtggagaagccttgtacaaactctcaatacaggaagaaagaaaaggaagacaaatacaattaaaatcttacaagatttacaacatgaaaccctaaccctagcttcttcttcttgtgttgaacccctcttgatcttggaagtgcagcaacactttgctccaagaaagcttcaagaGCTGGCGTGAATCTTTGTGAGTGATCGCTGGAAGTGGAGTGGAAGAACTACGGAGAAAGACGCTCGCCAACGACTTTATCCTACGCAACGgtagcctccaatcgatcgactaatcaattggggaggctgaatcgattggctaatcgattcagctttcttctgtgctctctggaaaatgcttgaatcgatcgaccaatcaattcAGGCTTTCTCACGATCGCGCAAGAAAAagcagcccccaatcgatcggatgatcaatTAGAGGtgcccaatcaatcggttgattgattgggaaGCGTTCTGTGCCTCTGACAAAGgctaccaatcgattgaccaatcgattaggcCGCTGCTTGTCACAACACAGtgccaattgatcggttgatcgattgaaccactgttcaatcgatcagtcaattgatttgtctccctttgacttgcttaaaccgAGTCTAGGGTCTTCAAatccaacacccggtcaaccgtgacctactgGAACCTCATGtctagcatccagtcaaccttgacttgctaggattcctttaccaagtgtccggtcaatctctttgacccacttagacttttctccttgtgctaagtgtccggtcaactctttgacctacttggacttcccaacatcaggtgttcggtcaaccttaatccacctggatttctacgtgtttgacttcactcactagaacttagcatctgcctggcttcactcaccaggactttcacgtagcttcactcactaggattttcacctagcttcactcaccaggattttcttctacttagcttcactcaccaggactttcacctagcttcactcactaggattttcacatggcttcactcaccaggattttccatctgcctaacctctagtttggactttctcagtcaactatccagtcagccttgacctacttgactcttcttcacactaatctggtcaaaccctgacgagaggggaattgcaccagcaatctccctaatcggacgattgcacctgcaatctccatgtattacatcgaaacccaaacatcaagactcaggcttgagcTAACTCGAGcatagtcaacctggtcaactttAACCCggaggatattgcaccaacaatctctctctttttgatgtttaacaatacctttaagttaggctaatccatagtctcaacttcttccacattccaaagcatgaatgagggtttccttcattctctccctttcctagagggcaatctccctcttaaggtaatgaaggcataGTATAGACCCTGCATTCTCCCCCTAGCTTTCCTAGAGGGgcaaagacctaacttaaaccctacattctccctctattgacacacataaaaaactctccccctgaggagttacccaacgttgttcacactctcacatgttgttcacaacaccacaatgaaggtctcatacccttcattgtatccaatgctcatccatgagcatacacaactaaacaatgaagatatccactctccattgtatttaaatgcttaaccttgagcatttacgctaaggaaggttaaccactttccaaggtatatgaaaaattaattttcatgtccttaatgagtaactccccctaaagacatgctcgtaACTTCTTTCATTGTAGcaacaataacttggaatccctaaacctttaggaaatccaaatttagaagttttgaggttcaaaaatctaATATtgaactaaacctcaacctaaacttctacttagtcttccttaaccaatccatccttattttcatTATAAAAACTCTCCTTAAATGAATACAAATGTGTAtcgaggggttaggaatggttatttagactaaaaatgatttaaaatgttgaaatcgagctttcccagccaaaatcagcattctcaatcgattgaagttgggtctcaatcgattgaaaccatttcAATCAATTGCCTGATCGATTCCACGAGCTTATGTTCACGaaaattgcctctgaatcgattcactgatcgatttaggcaggttgaatcgattggctgatcgtgtaatgacccggcccctcgaccccttggccagcccaactggtggcccatttggcggccccttggtagtcccttgggcggcccaaggggctgggtcgttataataaaaaggcgtctttttattgtaacgacccgacccctcggccccttaggCGGtataacgacccaactcctgggtactaagctgtgagccggatcgctacattaactattgaaactactgtgctgtactgtgcggaagactgggtaaaataaaattttactaaactattgtagttgcctctgttaatgtagcgatccgactcacagcttagtacccaggagttgggtcgttacagagtggtatcagagtaagttccttacttcctacacacacatcagcattgtgcctacagcttccaagtaagaacatctctcactcagttttgtcttcagctttcatatcagttatatgtgcttcatgtttgctctcatgttggtagttaattaattcatgtttacagtaatagtatttaacatgttaccagtagttaactataacatgatagcctagttatatatatgtgttctctgctatttagaaaatggtacgaggacgtccaactaagaaagcatcagcggctgagccccagcatgaggcaggcagttcagtgcctcccccagaccttacagcactagtggctcagctacaacagcagttagctgaacagcagcaggagatagcctccttaaaggctaaccagcagactactcccccagtcactccagtaccgaatctcacgactccagtaatcacagaggttgtaccagctcagcctgcagtaccagtcccagtagccccagtagcaggggctaagagagaagcctaccttatccagtggcagagaattaagcccgagaacttctcaggcaccagcgaaccatggaatgctcaggcatggtttaaaacactggaaagcacgatggagcttctagactggccagagcacgaaaaggtgaagtgtgcctccttctgtttaacaggagacgcacgcatgtggtgggagcggattaaatcgaagtggccagtaaatcagatgacatgggccaacttcgagaaagaattcttcgaggaattctttcacatgcaagtcacgaaccgacactatgacgagtttacagagtttcgtcagggcaacctatcggttcgggaggccgtgaagaaattcaacagttggctcgtctatgcccgaaCTAGTCAGAACGGTATGGTTGATGCAAGATGCTCGGAccggagatcgcaatgaatgtggccggtggcgttcataggccacaaaccacggaggagctagtgagtagtgatcgatcaccgagcactatcaagaAGCATAGAAGCAGGttttcacagagcccaagggacaagggctcggtactcagaaacaacaggacatagctccaactggaaggggaaacgtaaggcaagcagtgacccaaaaggaggaccagctggaaaacattccagacatcccaagtgtgctacttgtgggaaacatcatccaggagtttgccgcaagggtacgcgaggttgttttgaatgtggacaggaagggcacatggctaagcagtgcccgaacaagaacagtcttcctcagcctcagccgatacagtatggagctcagccaacacagctacaccagatgtatgctgccttagatggtccacagatcagtcagggcagattagaagcccccacagctaacaCGAATGCcaagattttctcactgaccagagaggacgtagcaaatgcctcgacagttgtcacaggtcagatcagtattttacagcataatgcaactgtcttattcgatactgggacaacccactcttatgtatccagggcgtttgccgagaaattagcaacacctccagaggtactcaatagtcagtttctgacaacactaccctcaggagacattatggcatctacacactggctcagagcagtgccagtcattatagcagacagagaactttttggtgatctgatagtgctagaaatgactgactacgatatcatctttggaatggattttctgatcagatatggcgcttctatagagtgccgtaaacaaaaggtcatattccaacctgaagaaggagtacagtttgagtacataggaaaaccaaagagaaaagccaggaagtttctctcagcgttgaaagcacagcagctattggattcaggatgcatgggatttttagcaaatgtagtcaacaccagccaggacaagaaccaacagctatcagaggttcgagtcgtttgtgactacccagcagttttccctgaagagctaccaggcttagcaccagacagggagattgaatttgagatagagctcattcccggcacaaatccaatttccaaggcaccgtaccgcatggctccagctgaactgaaggaacttcaggagcaattgcaggagcttcttgacaagggtttcatacgccctagtcactcaccatggggagcacctgtgttgttcgtgaagaagaaggatggaagcatgcgcctatgcatagactaccgcgccttgaaccaggtcacaattaaaaacaggtaccctctccccaggaaagatgacctgtttgatcagctaaagggagccacagtgttctctaaaattaacctcagatcaggatatcagcaggttagagtcaagaaaggtgatatacctaaaacagctttcaggaccagatacggacattatgagttcgtagtcatgcctttcggcgtgacaaatgctccagctactttcatggacctcatgaacagagtattcagagaatacttagacaagtttgtcatcgtgttcatcgatgacattcttatctattcaggcactcaggaggaccatgcagagcatctgaagacagttttgcagatccttcagcagaaccagctgtacgccaaattcacgaaatgtgaattttggctagaccaggtagcctttctcggtcacatcatctccaaggatggtgttatggtagatcccagcaagatagaagcagtaagtaactggaagagacccaggaatgccagtgaaatcagaagctttctgggattagcaggctactacaggaaattcgtagaggacttctccaggatagcctccccactgacagctctcaccaggaagaacaagaaatttcagtggacagaggactacgagaacagcttcagcgaactaaaacggagattgaccagtgctcctattttagctataccagacaGACAACTTCGatatctacagtgacgcctctaaattgggattaggagcagtactgatgcagcagggcaaggtgatcgcctatgcctccagacaactcaaggattatgagaggaactatcctactcacgaccttgagcttgcagcagtggtgttcgctctcaagatttagagacattatttgtacggagctcagtgcagagtgtatacagatcatcaaagtctgaagtatttctttactcaaaaggatctgaatatgcgacagcgcagatggttaaagctggtcaaggattatgacatagatatcctctaccatccagggaaagctaataagatagcagacgcactcagcaggaagtccagtgctaccttattatctttagcagctatgtcaccacccctaaggaaggagattacagcttttagtctcgagcttatagtcgggcaactttccgctatgtccttagcatctaccttgcttgatgatatccagacagctcaggagcaggatcctggaatccagaaaatcaagcaagggttagcagaatcagaaagtggagagttcagagtgtccgccagtggggtagtgtattgtggtgacagactttgtgttccagatcaggaggaactacgaaaacagattctagacgaggctcacaggactccctatgcgatgcatcctggttccaccaaaatgtatcaagatctaaagaaacgattttggtggcctgggatgaagcgagatatcgccagatacgtcagcatctgtctaacctgtcagagggttaaggcagaacatcagcgaccaggaggagttctgcagccgattcagattccagaatggaagtgggaggatatctctatggacttcatagtgggattacccagaaccacgaatggttttgatgccatctgggtaatagtcgacaggttgactaaatcagcccacttcttagctatcagaatatcctattccatggagcagttagctcagttgtatctcaaggagattgtcaggctgcatggagtcccacgaaccattatatcagacagagacagcagatttacatcacacttctggaagtgtgtacagtcagctatgggcacccagttaaaatttagcacagccttccatcctcagacagatggtcagacggagcgagtaaatcaggtactcgaagatatgctccgggcttgtgccctagatttcaagggaagttggtgcaaatatctgagtctagcagaatttgcatacaacaacagttatcaggccactatcggcatggcaccttatgaggcactctatgggcggaggtgcagatcaccaatctgctggtatgagagtggtgaacagaaggaactagagcttcagacagatctagtagcagataccacagcagccatacagcagattcgcggatagcacagagccgtcagaagagctatgctgatacacgacgcagacccctagagttttcagttggggatacagttttcctcagagtagctcccatgaagggagtcatgcgctttgggaagaagggcaagctagctcccatatatgtgggaccataccttatcacgaagagagtgggcaaggtagcatatgagctagagctacctcaggagatgtcagccgtccacaacgtatttcatgtctccatgctgacgaagcatattccagacgccacccaggtgactgagccccagttggtacaggtccgtgatgatctcagctatgacagtcggcctattcagataatagaccgagcagtaaagaaattacggaacaaggaagtaccattagtcataGTCAGCTGgtaaaatcacacagcagcagagacgacttgggagacagaggccaccatgagacagaagtacccagaattgttttaagttcggggacgaactttttataaggtatgggggattgtaaagcccaaaaaattcccgaatttattttagaaatatcctacgatttctctagatttttaggatatttttacataatttttggagtaccggaagtagcaaaaacaaataagtcgcaaaatagcttaggcgggaatcgaacccgagacccatggtttagggataatgttagtaaccggttgaacccagcagggccgtgctaaaaggaaagggaatcaattatatttataattggtttggccgaattaattacttaatataaatagaaaatttaagtggggtttggtttatttttggtttGATCGGCaattccttctcctcaccctaacctcacgccgcccactctccctctccttctctctcggcgcccaagccccaagggccaagggaacttcttctggcgagatcttcgatacgaggacgttccccttcgcgagaagaacacgtagacgcaagcggatcgtcgagaagatcatctccactaGAAACCTAGCGATtaaaatcgtaagaaattacgaataggaggtaagaaacccctcacct contains:
- the LOC121994924 gene encoding putative disease resistance RPP13-like protein 1 translates to MAGGGFLSSIITMVIDKLHSLASSSTSSSSSSPRNNIEQEMSKLTETMRRIQAKLDDTEEENRAKSHSEKLWLSELKDVAYDAEDVVAKYEYEVLRSKQLHENSSGTQEVPDSSVIRTAVNTAITFMILLLFSDELANKAAEIRKRFDEITKEWKLLKLPQNVGKRKRSSWPLVGNRETGSFVVESEVLGREKEKDMLVEWLLSEDDIIWNEVSVIVVIGMGGLGKTTLAQLVYNDPRVKSYFDLTGWVCVSENFHVVSLTEKILQSFAKVKVHEELDELQHALREKLQGKKFLLTLDDVWNEEFTLWDELRKPLLSAHVGKVIVTTRNQSVARIMGTRSPLNLNCLPFDVCWQLFKRVTLGGADKSLQPHLEDLGRKIVDKCKGLPLAVKVLGGALRNKEDIDSWEDILENEMWESEETNKGVLPALKISYDCMPIQLKRCFQYLSLFPKDTSLDSEEIVRLWMSQGLLPLDGDKRAEDIGRNYIKRLAERSLIHLKRADTLFMREQSRKQSFSLHDLVHDLAQYIAQDECLCVIDDKFDIEKLQKIRHLSLGRSLVREDPHILKHLETIKDHQQLKLMRTLFIKVRGLFGLTSIRRQDKIFGPLDDFFQKFENLRALHLSNIIGFIGLLDSLGKLRLLKYLSIIDFDVVGIPESICSLYNLQTLDLTGTSIYQLPRQIANLINLRHLLLPHYLNVFLPSGIGNLIDLQTLTHFDFCCEKEHCDIGELNSLMKLGGHILISISTSVNTLSNSKPPLKTKKYLDSLELRWYGWYDDAFDGSKKDEKNAEWQLEYLEPHVNLKTLQIFFYPGVSFVGWVGSSSFTKLTSLSLNSCNNCNKLPPLGQLPSLEMLEICGMDGVQQVGREFCSLLMASPSSSQNKIAFPSLKYLHFSTMPNWEVWDGVEIVALYTFGGRNDIGWWWCT